A window from Theropithecus gelada isolate Dixy chromosome 1, Tgel_1.0, whole genome shotgun sequence encodes these proteins:
- the SFN gene encoding 14-3-3 protein sigma → MERASLIQKAKLAEQAERYEDMAAFMKGAVEKGEELSCEERNLLSVAYKNVVGGQRAAWRVLSSIEQKSNEEGSEEKGPEVREYREKVETELRGVCDTVLGLLDSHLIKEAGDAESRVFYLKMKGDYYRYLAEVATGDDKKRIIDSARSAYQEAMDISKKEMPPTNPIRLGLALNFSVFHYEIANSPEEAISLAKTTFDEAMADLHTLSEDSYKDSTLIMQLLRDNLTLWTADNAGEEGGEAPQEPQS, encoded by the coding sequence ATGGAGAGAGCCAGTCTGATCCAGAAGGCCAAGCTGGCAGAGCAGGCCGAACGTTATGAGGACATGGCAGCCTTCATGAAGGGCGCCGTGGAGAAAGGTGAGGAGCTCTCCTGCGAAGAGCGAAACCTGCTCTCAGTAGCCTACAAGAATGTGGTGGGCGGCCAGAGGGCTGCCTGGAGGGTCCTGTCCAGTATTGAGCAGAAAAGCAACGAGGAGGGCTCGGAGGAGAAGGGCCCCGAGGTGCGTGAGTACCGGGAGAAGGTGGAGACTGAGCTCCGGGGCGTGTGCGACACCGTGCTGGGCCTGCTGGACAGCCATCTCATCAAGGAGGCTGGGGACGCGGAGAGCAGGGTCTTCTACCTGAAGATGAAGGGCGACTACTACCGCTACTTGGCCGAGGTGGCCACTGGTGACGACAAGAAGCGCATCATCGACTCAGCCCGGTCAGCCTACCAGGAGGCCATGGACATCAGCAAGAAGGAGATGCCGCCCACCAATCCCATCCGCCTGGGCTTGGCCCTGAACTTTTCCGTCTTCCACTACGAGATCGCCAACAGCCCCGAGGAGGCCATCTCGCTGGCCAAGACCACTTTCGATGAGGCCATGGCTGATCTGCACACCCTCAGCGAGGACTCCTACAAAGACAGCACCCTCATCATGCAGCTGCTGCGAGACAACCTGACGCTGTGGACGGCCGACAACGCTGGGGAAGAGGGGGGCGAGGCTCCCCAGGAGCCCCAGAGCTGA